The following proteins come from a genomic window of Populus alba chromosome 12, ASM523922v2, whole genome shotgun sequence:
- the LOC118029621 gene encoding receptor-like protein 9DC3, whose translation MGFPPISSLSFILFLFHFHSTISSSHFCAPDQSLSLLQFKESFSINSSASERCQHPKTESWKEGTDCCLWDGVTCELETGQVTALDLACSMLYGTLHSNSTLFSLHHLQKLDLSDNHFKSSHISSRFGQLSNLTLLNLNFSVFAGQAPSEISHLSKLVSLDLSDNDDLSLEPISFDKLVRNLTKLRELDLSQVNMPLVAPNSLMNLSSSLSSLKLFECGLQGILPSSMGKFKHLQYLDLGENNLSGPIQYDFEQLSELVSLRLSFNHYPSLEPISFNKIVQNLTRLRDLALGYVNMSLVAPNSLMNLSSSLSSLSLSNCGLQGKFPGNIFLLPDLESLDLSYNEGLIGSFPSSNLSNVLSRLSLSNTRISIYLENNLISNLKSLKYMSFRNCNIIGSDLAPLGNLTHVTDLDLSSNNLSGHIPLALGNLVQLRYLDLSSNKFMGEVPDFLGSLVNLLILDLSNNQLTGLVHSQLNTLSNLESLYLSNNMFNGTIPSFLFALPSLQYLDLHNNNLIGNISELQHDSLSYLDLSNNHLHGPIPSSIFKQENLKFLILASNSKLTGEISSFICKLRFLRVLDLSNNSLSGSTPLCLGNFSNMLSVLHLGMNSLQGTIPSTFSKDNILEYLNLNGNELEGKIPPSIINCTMLEVIDLGNNKIEDTFPYFLETLPKLQILVLKSNKLQGFVKGSPAYNSSSKLQIFDISHNNFSGPLPTGYFNSLEAMMASDQNMIYMRATNYTGYVYSIEMTWKGVEIEFTKIQSTIRVLDLSNNNFTGEIPKVMGKLKGLQQLNLSHNSLTGHIQSSLGNLTNLESLDLSSNLLTGRIPTQLGGLTFLAILNLSHNQLEGPIPSGQQFNTFDASSFEGNMGLCGSQVPKKCYGDETPSLQPSSFDEGDDSSLFGEGFGWKAVTIGYGCGFVFGVVTGYVVFRTKKPSWFLRMVEDKWNLKNRKTKKNAGIYGARRN comes from the coding sequence tctgtttctcttccatttccattcaactatttcttcttctcatttctGTGCTCCTGACCAAAGCCTTTCTTTGCTCCAATTCAAAGAATCCTTTTCCATTAATAGCTCTGCTTCAGAGCGTTGCCAGCATCCCAAGACAGAGTCGTGGAAAGAGGGCACAGACTGCTGCTTGTGGGATGGGGTCACTTGTGAACTGGAAACCGGGCAAGTAACTGCACTGGACCTTGCTTGCAGCATGCTTTATGGCACCCTCCATTCCAATAGCACCCTCTTCTCCCTCCATCATCTTCAAAAGCTCGACCTCTCTGACAATCATTTCAAAAGCTCTCATATTTCTTCTCGATTTGGCCAGCTCTCCAATCTGACACTTCTTAACCTAAATTTCTCAGTCTTTGCAGGTCAAGCTCCGTCGGAAATCTCTCACCTCTCTAAATTGGTTTCACTTGATCTCTCTGACAATGACGATCTGAGTCTAGAAccaatttcttttgacaagcTTGTTCGAAACCTAACCAAGCTTAGAGAACTCGATTTGAGTCAAGTAAACATGCCACTGGTCGCACCCAATTCCTTGATGAATCTgtcttcttctctgtcatcaCTCAAACTCTTTGAGTGTGGATTGCAAGGAATACTCCCATCCTCAATGGGGAAATTTAAGCACCTGCAGTACTTGGATCTTGGAGAGAACAATCTTAGTGGTCCAATTCAATATGATTTTGAGCAACTCAGTGAGTTGGTTTCACTTCGTCTCTCTTTCAACCACTATCCAAGTCTAGAACCAATTTCTTTTAACAAGATTGTTCAAAACCTAACCAGGCTAAGAGATCTCGCTTTGGGTTATGTAAATATGTCTTTGGTTGCACCTAATTCCTTGATGAATCTGTCCTCTTCTCTGTCATCTCTTTCCCTGAGTAACTGTGGATTGCAGGGGAAATTTCCAGGTAACATCTTTCTCCTCCCAGACCTTGAATCACTGGATCTATCATACAACGAAGGCCTCATTGGCTCTTTTCCTTCGTCTAATTTAAGTAATGTCCTCTCTCGGTTGAGTCTTTCTAATAcaagaatttcaatttatttagaaaacaacTTAATCAGTaatctaaaatcattaaaatatatgtcTTTTCGTAATTGTAACATTATTGGGTCAGATCTAGCCCCGCTTGGTAATCTCACACATGTCACCGATTTAGACCTCTCAAGTAACAATTTAAGTGGTCATATTCCATTAGCACTAGGAAACCTTGTACAACTTCGTTACTTGGATCTCTCTTCCAATAAATTTATGGGTGAAGTTCCAGATTTTTTGGGTAGCCTagtcaatcttttaattttagatttatccaATAATCAACTAACAGGTCTTGTTCATTCTCAATTAAACACCCTATCAAATCTAGAGAGTCTATATTTATCCAATAACATGTTCAATGGAACAATACCATCCTTTTTGTTTGCTCTTCCTTCTTTACAATATCTTGACCTTCATAACAATAATCTCATAGGCAATATAAGTGAACTCCAACACGATTCATTAAGTTACCTTGATTTGAGCAATAACCATTTGCATGGTCCAATCCCAAGTTCgattttcaaacaagagaaCTTGAAATTCCTTATTCTTGCATCCAATAGTAAATTGACAGGTgagatttcttcttttatttgcaAGCTAAGATTCCTTCGGGTCCTTGACTTGTCCAACAACAGCTTGAGTGGTTCTACGCCACTATGTTTGGGGAACTTCAGCAACATGCTTTCAGTATTGCATCTAGGCATGAACAGTCTTCAAGGCACTATCCCTTCAACATTTTCAAAGGATAATATCTTGGAATATCTCAACCTCAATGGAAATGAATTAGAAGGGAAAATACCACCGTCTATCATCAACTGCACAATGTTGGAAGTTATTGATCTTGGCAATAATAAGATTGAGGATACATTTCCCTACTTTCTAGAAACGCTTCCAAAGCTCCAAATTCTTGTCCTAAAATCCAATAAACTCCAAGGTTTTGTGAAGGGTTCGCCTGCATATAATTCCTCCTCTAAATTACAGATTTTTGACATCTCTCACAACAATTTTAGTGGGCCATTGCCTACTGGGTATTTCAATAGTCTTGAAGCAATGATGGCCTCGGATCAGAACATGATTTATATGAGGGCAACAAATTACACTGGCTATGTCTATTCCATAGAAATGACATGGAAAGGTGTAGAAATTGAGTTTACGAAGATCCAAAGTACTATCAGAGTActtgatttgtcaaataacaatttcacTGGAGAGATTCCAAAAGTGATGGGAAAGCTTAAAGGACTCCAACAGCTCAACCTTTCTCATAATTCCCTTACAGGTCATATCCAATCATCATTAGGAAATTTGACCAATTTGGAATCATTAGATCTATCTTCAAATTTGCTTACCGGAAGGATTCCAACACAGCTGGGGGGTCTAACATTTCTTGCAATCCTAAACCTTTCACATAACCAACTCGAGGGGCCCATACCAAGTGGACAGCAATTCAACACCTTTGATGCAAGCTCATTTGAAGGAAACATGGGTTTATGTGGATCTCAAGTACCAAAAAAATGTTACGGTGATGAGACACCATCATTACAGCCATCAAGCTTTGATGAAGGAGATGATTCATCATTGTTTGGAGAAGgatttggatggaaagctgtGACAATAGGGTATGGATGCGGGTTTGTGTTTGGAGTTGTAACGGGATACGTTGTGTTTAGAACAAAAAAGCCTTCATGGTTTCTTAGGATGGTTGAAGATAAATGGAATCTCAAgaacagaaaaacaaagaagaatgctGGCATATATGGTGCTAGAAGAAACTAA